A stretch of the Vigna radiata var. radiata cultivar VC1973A chromosome 9, Vradiata_ver6, whole genome shotgun sequence genome encodes the following:
- the LOC111242547 gene encoding uncharacterized protein LOC111242547: protein MVRKKKGFGTVKIRGRDFAQQGCFSRCDGGGKGFERKQMSNMLTFWFVLHGVPLVRVLGFLPCRFHRGVVFRGEIGGLSGSNSEICDRVFFKVLDNDGSHGGCARRKIQAAHGGKAIVEEMMELVILRFSFYAR, encoded by the exons atggttagaaaaaaaaagggatttGGTACAGTGAAAATTAGGGGTAGGGATTTCGCACAGCAAGGTTGCTTTTCACGGTGTGATGGTGGCGGCAAAGGCTTCGAGAGGAAGCAGATGTCGAACATGCTCACGTTTTGGTTTGTTCTTCATGGTGTTCCTCTAGTTCGcgttttgggttttcttcctTGTAG GTTTCATAGAGGCGTTGTGTTTCGCGGTGAGATTGGGGGTTTAAGTGGTTCGAATTCGGAGATTTGTGACAGagttttttttaaggttttggaCAATGATGGTTCTCATGGTGGTTGCGCAAGGAGGAAGATTCAAGCGGCGCATGGAGGCAAGGCTATCGTGGAAGAGATGATGGAACTCGTGATTTTAAGGTTCTCTTTCTATGCACGATGA